atattgctcAGACCCTAGGACAAAGCTATATTTAAAACCTAGCGAAGCTAAATCTTACCGCGAATTATGTAGGCCAGCTTTCAGCAGCAGTTGCGTCCAGATTGCCAGTGAACgggtgtaacgtaacgtagagtgtaagcagcgTTGCCAACTCTCAGCTAACGTCACAGTCAGATACCGCGCAACAGCCAAtggctcctccctctcgtctaaaatcgtcacatcggCAACCAGGACGGCTGCGCCcctaacggcaaactcgacgactcatagcaggtCTCCACAAACCagtgggtgacgtcacacatgctctgtccattcatATTTACAGTCAATGCTCACAACTCCAAAACTCCAGCATCACAGAACTTGTTTAAGGTTATTTATGAATTAGTTAACCGTTTGAAAGCAAGTTCTTGATAGTAAACTTGAACATTTGCAATTGTTGACTTGACGATGACCGTCCAAACACACAACACTTAATCTGATAAACTATCTTTTTTCAtttgataactttttttttaagcatagCTACAGCACTGGGATTGATATAATCACCTGTGGTGGACAAAAACAGTgcctattttattatttattgctgAATTTCTGCTTAATTGATGCTTGAACTTATGGTTACGCTAACTTTGGTCTTACCTGGAGGGCGTGTTAGCGCAGCACTTTATTTAGACAAATCAGTCCACATACGACTTCATAATTTGAGTGCAAATTTGCATTTTGAGATTAGCCTCGATAGATGCGACAGTGCTGGattaaaacaacacatttaaacatttatagGTTTGTAAGTAAAACAATCTCACAAATTACAAGTTGTATAAATGGAATGGGGAAGGAGGGTACGCATGCCAAAGAGTATTTCCATAATGAGAGCTTTTCATATCACAAATTCAGTGTTTAACGTGAATGTCATTGTTCACCAAGTGTCTAATATTCCTCCTCAACACATCTTTGTGtgcccagtttttttttttttttttggtagctGCTTAACATGTAACAAATCTATaagataaaatatatacatacatagggctgggtatcattcaaAAATTTAGATACTGTGACtttcctaaacgatactttctttcgataccaattttataaaacaaaaataaattacattacacgttacagcacaaatctttttatttatttttcagctcctactacgtgagccccgtctctgtgcatAACGTAGAGcttttcctgcctgcctctacgacgtgtaacgttagacagccaatcaccagcattattagatcttggtagaagtattggtattgaaattgggtattggaacaacgaggcatttttcgatactctaTACTTgagaggcaattcggtcagtgcctaaaaaagtaatgaattcggtacccagccctatacaTATGCAGCTAATCATTTTATGTTAGGTTCACTTTTGCAAAAATGAAAATTTTAtacaattattattaaagaaaacacaagaaaacgTTGGTTTTCTGATGAGTCTTTAGTGTGTATGTGAACCTGAGGATAACTTAAACCTGACTTTAAAAATGGAATCGAACTTTGAGGTTATCAGTAATTGCACTAACGTGTGATTCACTCCCATGCAACTGAGTGGAATCCGCAATGTAATCAATTCATGCATTTTAcaaggtaaaaaaagaaatctttttCATGATTTGTGGAAGTTTAATTGCATTTGTCTAACAAAGCACTGCCAGTCTGTATTAAAGCTCTGCAGCGACACTGATTCAAAAAGCAGaatatggtaaaaaaaaaaaaaaaaaaaggttacctTGCTGTCCATCTGATCTCGCTACAGTAACCTTTTGAGAAAATTCTTCACAGAATGTAATCTGTGTAATTATGGCGTCGCAGTTCATACAAATCAATACATTTCATAAAAGCAGAGTCAAAAATATTCACATCAAGCGCCTCTTCTTCCCTTTGAGCTTCTgttttgctttgtgtgtgttcGCGGCTTGTCTAAAAATCTTCTTGGTGTCACACAGCAGGTTGTGAGCTCCTTTCTTGTGGCACACGATGTGAACCAGTTTCAGGTTTTCCCTGGTGAACAGCAAGCAGTAGAAGTAGTTCAGGTTGACGTCGGTGCTCTTGTGATTCTGTAGAGCTTCCAGCAGAGCGGGAATGACCGTCCTCTTCTTTTCTATCCTGGACACGGGacgaaaaacaaacaaacaaatgtttcaAGTTTGTTCTTCAACCAGCAGGTATCTCGTTCCAATTAATACGTGATCATCCACTGTCAGCCGTTACATCAGATCACTGTGTACCAAACCTCACGTAAAAAGGATCTGACTGAGTATAACTATTTCAATATTCATGTGAATAAGGCCTTCGATCCTCTAagtaaaaaatgtgtttacactttacttgaaggcatctacataagagtgacatgacactgtcatgaacatgtcctaaacattataaaaatgcttcttttagtgtcattcggtttttgtcatgacaagttatggttagggttcatgtgtcatgaccgTGTCTTTGCATAAACCATAGAACTAGAATGAGAGTAGAACGGACTGCTTGCTGTGGGGCCTTTTTTGACTAGAAAATGGCACTTAGGACTGCACATTGACCATCGAAATGAGTTAGCCTGCTACAATGGGCACAATTTGCAATGGCGACAGTACACATACAAATAGGAATGTCCGTTCTACTCTCATTCTATTTGTATGGGTGATACCCATGACTCAATTGTAATACACAGAGGATAAAGGTTACATCTGTGCTGTCAGATAATTCAAATAATTATTCtaatatgtgaaaaaaaaacgtattaatGTTTTTGAATATGGCAGAATACAGGTAGGATTGCTTTGTGATGgtgaaatgctttttttttttaaacaagagtCCAACCTGTGGTCCAGATTCCATGTGCTGAAGACAATCCTGCTCTCTCGGCTGCCGTAGGGGTTGATGGAGTGGAGAGACTGGCACACTTGCTGCTCAAATGATCCCTGAGGAGGCAACCGAGAAGAAGAGGTGAAAACACGAGGCCCAGTTCTTTCTAAAAAATGTAAGTTGTGAGGAAAGCGTCACCGGAAGTTATGGAAATGTAGCAAATGGGGAGGTGCCTCTTAAGCTCGGTTTTATTCCCGTAATACCTGGCAGGTAAACCATCCTTCCCGAGTACAGAGGCGATTTGGTTCCTTTTCGCTCCTGTCAAAGTAGCAGCCGTTGTGCCTTGCTGCCTTCAGCGTTTCCGCCAGGGATTTGGATGCTTTCAGAAACTCATCCCTGACTTTGGCATTCTGTATGGATTTGGAGGCACCATCCACCTGAGAACCGAGACATAGAACCAAACTTTTAGATGATATGCCAGACGCCTTAAGattcattaaagtgctcatattatgctttttccccctttgtgttctatatctttttgttcacgttataggtttacaaagtgaaaaagcccaaagtccaccccaaaggtggacataccatctccaacagaaaacactgttcacaaactgctccaaacagctctattgtagcccagcctttacttcagagacgaaCATGCGTCactaacacgttataatgctcgcctagctgctagcatggcacgccctcatactctgcaactgacaagctagcagtgcttacctagctactgtgcatgtgcaaagatggtacagaagtgagatgtctcactctgtagctaaaacagagagctcaacacacagggtgaaaagaggagctgcagcaatgtgtagtaacacaaatatggtgtttttttgaaaattaaaccatgtaaacctattgtacaacctctaaatacaaacTGTGATATgaccctgaaaatgagcataatatgagcacttgaaTAGAATAATGAGTTTTACCTCCTTCATGTAGCCTCGTATCCTGCTCTCACAGTTGAACTTCATGTAGGCCGACTTTGTCTTGAATCGAGCATCAATAcctgaaatgaatgaatgaaatgattTATTACAGCTCACATTATGAAAAGTGCCAAGTGGAACAaactttttatttcttatagCATTGCCGCAGTAGGGCAAAAAAATGGAAAGTTTGTCCTTGGGTGTTTaatctaatttaatttaatgccACTCTGCATTAGATTATGAGGTACAGTATGTACCTACCTATATCTTCTTAATGAATCTAAATTCACATATTGCACAGCGTAAACATTGCCATTGTTTTTGGCATTAGTTCAGTCTGTTGTCAAAACGGACTAATTTGGCATGCATAAATAGAGGAATGTGTCATAAAAAGATCTTGTtttcacataaaaaacaaatgtcttttttttttcttccattgtaGCAGCAATATGTTGCCGTACCAACCCATAAACCAAGCAGCTCAAGCGTGGGTGTGGCAAAGTCTCTATTAGACTTTGTACAGTCAATATCGACGATTATTCCTTTAGGGGAAGGCTCCGAATGTCCCTCACTTTCGGCCAGATGTcactcaccttccgctttctttgtgttggcattctaaactttGGTCAGTTTATGAGTAGGctactatggttaactgctcttcaGTAGCTAGACtctgtcaaatctgagttttctgttgcacgactaaaaaacaacttttgaacaagTACGTTCTACCAAAAAGTTTATTCCTGAGCCTTTTGCAGCGGCACTAGGCCTGCACggtattggaaaaaaaactgacattgcgatatatattgcgatatgaaaaaaagacaaatttttacaagatgacataaatagctctatttggaaataataaataattctcGACTACTGGGGTGATTTTGTGGGAGAGTTGCatctacatagaaaataaaatgaaaaaggacGTTTTGAGCGTTGTGACTACTCTTCTGAAGTGATTTTGGAGAGGGAATTAGATGGTTAAATACACCggttgactgacatgacaccattGTAGGCTCTTCTATCAATCCAGGCTAAAGTTAATGATAGtaataatgcatgcatgttgCTTCCTCTAAATTTCAGATTGTTGTCAACTAGCGGGACCTGCTTGTTTGTTTGATACattgtatatatctatggataCATTGATCAACatagattgtgattggtggtttGCTGTGCATGCAGAGCCTGCATGTCACGCACTAGCAACAAACTGTGTATCCAAGAACATTTAAATCAGTGTAAATTACGTTATATCAGACACAGACTTCTGTTGTAGATTAGTGTTATGTTTCCAGTGTTGCGGTGCCGAACCGTAACGCTAGTTGGGACAGACGCCTTGTTTctttaggctaactatattagctttagcctggctggtagCAAGTCACgtgggttttattgtcatttcaaccatatacactgtatatagtgAGACGAAACAAAGTTTCACCAAGGGTCAAGTGGTGTTACATTTAAAATCTATAAAAACGAGATTTGAGACCCACATTATAGATACATAAAGTGCAATTACTACTTAAAGTAGTGCATTTAAGACAAACAAGGGACAggacagacaacaaaagacagGCTTAAGTAGACTTGTAAGTCATAAGTTATGAGCTAGGTTCACAGTGAGGTGGAGGTAGACAGTCTCAGCAGAGAAAGCGTGCAGGAGTGCATTTCAGTTCAGTGTGAAAAATGTGCATCATGTTTTGTTGTTCAACAGTCTGACTGCTTGAGGGAAGAAGCTCTTCCCCATTCTGGAtgttagggctgaacgattttggaaaataatttaattgcgatttttttcaCCAATATTGCAATTTAATATGCGATTACTTTTTGAGCCCTTTGTCTTCTgcattattcaacaaagacaagcaaTACATCATTGTATAGCAcgaacaacacaagattagatagattaaaccaACTGTGattgatgaaattaggtgatgcatgaatttatatgaatgacatcttttatttaactaccggtacttcaatcacagtagtatattgagcactgaccaagcctggtgtaaacattcatatgaaagtcagaaacaaatcacacaaactaaagggcagattgcagaaatataaaaacaaatatgtggctttaccatacttagtagtatttagattatttactgtaatacacatatgtaaacatgtggattgcactttttaaaacactgtctttgaactttattagacaattaaataaataaaaatatagtacgtacacacaattttttttttacagcgcacacagaggagctgcctccagcccctccccctcatgaagttgcgtgccgcgtgcatgacagcgtcagcgttgcacttgctcagagaggctatcgttacgttagcagtagcatgctgctggtggtgccgctgctgtgaaagctgcCCGAACATCATTTATCAGTCTGGTTGTTCCCCCTCTCCGCGGCAGTCTTCTCCACTCCATTTCTTTATAATGGAGCTAGCTAATTGGAGCTAACCGCTATtcagagctaatcgttgctaaccgagccttcagatctgcgtgcctgtatccattaactgcatgtatgggcTCGAGCCCGAATAagacccttcattttattaaaatggctgtataAGTTTGAAACTACAACTcaagagttgtttgaatgacagaaatctccTCAAGGTACtagcgtagcgttagcgtgccaAGTTGATGCTCTCTCTCTGCGGAGTGCAGACTGACGCGCTGTCGCGAGTAACGTGACCAAATcacagcctttgcgattaggaaatcgcgttttaacatatcgcgatattattgcaaatgcgattaatcgttcagccctaagcggtaccgtggctccatccggcgcttagcacaCCCCAAGACGATCGTGagcggtttaaagaaatgccaataaaccagagcacgtttttctcccatcccggaatgcggtgtggactagccagaccctcctcctccgcagcgctgtggaggaaggtctggcaatgcgatcCTAGACTCTGTACCTTTGAACCagtcttcatcctcctctctgctctccaGCTCAGATCTGTCCTCCAGGTTGAGCAGCAGGTCAGTCAGGATTTTACGCCTTTTAGGAGACTGCTCATCAGACAGGAGCCCTCTCGCGGCTTCAACGAGGCCAGCGGCGTGCCGGTCTGTGCTCAGTAACTGGCCGATGTCACACACAACTGGAATAGGAACCACAGGGGTTATAGGTTATGAATCATCCTGGCTACCTCGAAACGTACAGCCTGTCTGGTCAGGAGAACACATACACAAGTGTAGAGTTGAAGCATTTGTCTTGATTTTCTAATGGTGTCTGAGAATGATTCACCTACCTCCACTCCATGTCTGATCTCTGCAGAGAAGAACAAGTTCTGTGTTGTCCGGCAGAGTGGGGAAGAATTCCTCTGTCACCTTTGTCCCATCCgcatacaaacaaacatgtgCACCAGAAGATGGCAACTGGAAATGACATACATTTATACAACAACGATAAAAGATGTTTAAATTCAAGTGTAAACTAGGAGCAAATTAcgacattttcttttgttttgcacCCAAAAGGGTTCATTTTATTCTAATTTGGACAAAGCCTTTCAAATTCtgagccatttaaaaaaaaaaaaagtttttgagtTTCACATTATTCAAAGGAATGCCCACTCTCGCTCATCGTCTTACACTGTGTGAATACTGTGATAGCCAtctatgggaaaaaaaaaaaatctgcccaGAATTTGGGAAATGCATGGGCTATTGTCAGCTACGGTATATTATCATGAAAGATGTTTTTACAGAAAGTGCAGACGAGTTATGATGACAGAATACGTTGAGCTGCATTTCTTTCTATCTATGACACACTGTTCAGATTAATATTTATCTTGTGCAGACACCGCCTGACCTCCTTTGAATAAAGATGAACAGCTGACTATCTCTGAAACACACTTGgtcatatgtaacatgtcatttGAAAGGaacaacatgttttaaatgatcTTTACTGTATTACATGTATGCACACTGGTTTAGAGTAGTTATTTTAGCCTGTTgctaccatggatgtattataggTTGCTACACACCTCTCTTGCCTGTTTTGTGGTGCTACATTTCCCTCatgtaaaaataaagttgtatctttttttatatacagtactcactgaaggcatcaaaactatgaatgaacacatatggaattatgtacttaacaaaaaagtgtgaattaactgaaaacatgtcttatattttagattcttcaaagtagccaccctttgctttttttgataactctgcaaacccttggtgttctctcaatgagcttcatgaggtagtcacctgaaatggttttcacttcacaggtgtgctttgtcagggttaattagtggaattttttcccttattaataaaaaaaatgttacataTCTCTTGTGGATCCAAgttgtctgtaaaaaaaaaacagctgtggtcctgtggaggtaggtctggcagAGCGAGACTACACGGATGTATTAAAAAAACGGTTCACTGTTaaccaaataaataaagttacgTGCAGCACCAACACTGAAAATATGTTCACAGCAGCACCCTCAACCATTCACTTGTGTATCTGCTAAAGTCACCGCAGCGGCTCCCGACATAACAACCGACATATCCTCGCTGAACAGAAAGCGGAACTAGCGGTGCAGTTGTtgaaacagaccataataaaaCACGAGCTCACCTGTAATAACTTGCAGCCTTTTTTAAGCAACTCCTTCACATCTTTTGCTGCAACTCCGAACTTTATGCTTTCATTACAACTCCTAATTTTCACAGGTTTGTTTTTCCCGAAGAGGCCAAACATTGCACTGTTTTGAGTCTGTACGGTTTGGTTTGTACCTACCGCTTCCTTCTTCCTCTCGAGGCTGACTACTTGGTGCATGGTGTGTTGCTGCCCTCTAgagttttttcttcttgtcGTCTTTGCTCGATTGGACCAGAGACAGTGGACCAAGTGTTAttcatttcagtgttttttattattattgttattaaaagtACACAAGTACACAAATGGGGCGGCCTCTAACTCACCCAGTGGgcgcgttcgccccatgttggctgagtcctgcagcggcgcgggttcaaatccgacccgCTGCCGTTTTGCTACGTgccatcccccatctctctccccctttctggtctatccactgtcaataaagggaaaaaagccccccaaaataatatatatatataaaaaaaaacacagtggcTGTTGAAGTTCAAAGACTTAGCTACAGTCTCTTATTTGCTCCCATACAAATGGGCTTAAACTAAAGGCTACAATACTTGAGTTAATGCAGACTGGTAAAATGTTGTTACATGTAGAACAGAACAGATGGGAGGCAAAGTGCTTGTTTAcatcaccttttttttaatttgttttttatgtaggcctattcATTCTTATGGCTGTACAGCCAGAATAAATAGGCCTACATCAGATTAAATACCTGGCTGGATGTTTTATTTGTCGCATTTATGGAAAACCGTAAACTGTGTGTATCCATGCTGGTGATCTGCACTGACATATAAAAGCGATCTGTTGTATGGCAAAGTCAACATTACCATAGCAACTGATACAGCGCGATGGGAAATACCAAATGAGAGGTATAGAGGATTTACTGCGAATAGTGCGAAAATGCTGTATAGATCTTTAGTTACGAGGTTAAACGACTTGTTGCATAAGCACTTACATTGTATATTATAGTTCtataatttgtattatttttttcactcGTGAATACTTCTGATCAAATCGTTGATTTACTCGTCTAACCCCTCTGCACCGAGTTGTAGAATCCAGTTACAATATGGCGGCCGTGGGTTTGAAAATCTAGCTAAACGGGCTAGAAATACATCCATGGGTTGCAAAGGTAACGCTCAGCAACTCGGTTGTACGCTACTTTTCAGAATTTTTGCAATGCAATTCTCCTCTTTCTATTAACTACAGAATATGGTCAAAACAGAAGACCTATCCACCATGGCGGACGGCTGGAGAGAGGTGTTTGAAAGAAGCCGGGTGGTTCCCCCGCCCTGTCAGACAGTCCGCCTGGCTGTGGAAAGCCACTTCACCCAGTCTCACGGCTTCCAGCTCAGCCTCAGCCGGCTCACTGCAGCTCACCTCCCGCAGGTGATTGCTCACAGCTAACGAGAAAGGCTTGGTTGAGATTTACAGTCTACAGTAGTGATTTAACGCACTTAAATTATATGTATTTTGTTGTCGTGTAGTAGAGTCCACTGCCTTTGGTCCTTATTTAGCAACTACCTATATGATGAAGGCACATACAGTGAATCTCGTCCCTATACTTTATGATGCGTCACAGTGCGTCTCAGGAAATCTAGCAAAACTCCGTCCAAAAAGTGTATGATTAAAGGTGACTTTGTATTTTATCAACTTGTCAATTGCGTTGACCACTACAGAATACCAGTGTAAGCATGCTATGGATATATATACTTGTAAATTCGGTTAAGGGATAATTTACCAAATACCACTGCACAGTTAAAATGAACCCATAATTGTCTCACGGAAATATGAAACACTTTGAACACCATTTAACATTTTGTGGGATGTGTGTTAATTGATGTATTTGGCTGCATGTGAAGCTGAAGGATTTAGGGTTTGGATGTGTATCAAGATCTTGAGTTAAACTCACTCATGGATGTTCGCAGAGAAGTTGAGCAAGggtaaaatggaaaaaaattgtAAGGTTTATGTTTTCATACATCTTAATATTTTAGGACGAGGAGTATGTTTGACTTTTCTAATGTGGGTGTTTTCCCTCTTTGCTCCCAGGATATATCAGAGGGGGGACATGATGTGACCTTCCAGTTGCGAGTGACCCTGTTTGATAGAATCCACCAGCACTTCTTTGGGAAAACATGGAAGAGCCCACCTCAGAGGATGAAAAACAACAAGATCTCCTTCAATGAGGTAGCTTATAAAACTGAAATAAGACTAGATAACTTCCGATGACACGCAGCTGGGGATTTACTGTGTGTTAGGTTTGTAGGCTCTATTTTAAATCCctcatgttgtttttataaGCAGTGGATTGATGATTATATAGTGAAATCAATGCCCATTCAAGcctaaattacatttatttagcaCAGCCATTATTTAATTAAAACCAACTCAAAAACTCCACCACTCAAGGCTTTCAATTAGCACTGATGATTGTGTTCTTCTGCACTCTTGAGAACGCTTTCATCCTAAACTCAGCCGGTTACCAACTGCCCTGATTGCCAATACGTTTTTCCAGTTGCATCCAACAGTAACCATCTTATAAGTGTTCCAgtcattgacattttttcaCCCAGCAAGTTGAAGAAGAgcataatacaatacaaatcaTGTTAGGTACCTTTTAATTTGCTTTATTATAGACACAATGAATAGTAGATCAATTAGTAATCAGGCAGACGCCACAAATGACAAGTGTTTAGTAAGTGTTACAGGGTTAAGACGTTAATACATTTAATGGTTCTAAATCACACTGTGATTGTGGTGATGTAAGAAGTTAAACTGTCCATGAAAACTTGGTTTAGGATTTTAAGTATTTCTCCATAAATAGTCATTACTAAATAAGCAACAAtcacaaagtttaaaaaagctGAAGTTCAGAAATATATCATCCATagatattatttattttgagtcttatctccctctgtgtgtgtgtgtgtgtgtgtgtgtgtgtgtgtgtgtgtgtgtgtgtgtgtgtgtgtg
This genomic interval from Perca fluviatilis chromosome 5, GENO_Pfluv_1.0, whole genome shotgun sequence contains the following:
- the dffb gene encoding DNA fragmentation factor subunit beta isoform X1 is translated as MFGLFGKNKPVKIRSCNESIKFGVAAKDVKELLKKGCKLLQLPSSGAHVCLYADGTKVTEEFFPTLPDNTELVLLCRDQTWSGVVCDIGQLLSTDRHAAGLVEAARGLLSDEQSPKRRKILTDLLLNLEDRSELESREEDEDWFKGIDARFKTKSAYMKFNCESRIRGYMKEVDGASKSIQNAKVRDEFLKASKSLAETLKAARHNGCYFDRSEKEPNRLCTREGWFTCQGSFEQQVCQSLHSINPYGSRESRIVFSTWNLDHRIEKKRTVIPALLEALQNHKSTDVNLNYFYCLLFTRENLKLVHIVCHKKGAHNLLCDTKKIFRQAANTHKAKQKLKGKKRRLM
- the dffb gene encoding DNA fragmentation factor subunit beta isoform X2, producing the protein MFGLFGKNKPVKIRSCNESIKFGVAAKDVKELLKKGCKLLQLPSSGAHVCLYADGTKVTEEFFPTLPDNTELVLLCRDQTWSGVVCDIGQLLSTDRHAAGLVEAARGLLSDEQSPKRRKILTDLLLNLEDRSELESREEDEDWFKGIDARFKTKSAYMKFNCESRIRGYMKEVDGASKSIQNAKVRDEFLKASKSLAETLKAARHNGCYFDRSEKEPNRLCTREGWFTCQKELGLVFSPLLLGCLLRDHLSSKCASLSTPSTPTAAERAGLSSAHGIWTTG